In a single window of the Streptomyces sp. NBC_00094 genome:
- a CDS encoding 1-hydroxy-2-methyl-2-butenyl 4-diphosphate reductase, with product MGREPGPGAAAPPLLIACALGIERFALRGGARDGAPGPVTVLRTGMGPDRARRAVSRALGEEGWRDAAVIASGFCAGLAPGMHPGDLIVAEETRGPDGTTVCVGTDLLVKALVRAVPGRAVHTGPLTGSDHVVRGPERAALRADGAIAVDMESAASLRTARTSGAYGDGSGGRPVAAVRVVVDAPEHELVRIGTVRGGISAFRVLRAVLPAFFEWHRSLLLPRR from the coding sequence ATGGGCCGCGAACCCGGCCCCGGTGCCGCCGCCCCGCCGCTGCTGATCGCCTGCGCGCTCGGCATCGAGCGGTTCGCCCTGCGCGGCGGGGCCCGCGACGGCGCCCCGGGGCCGGTGACCGTGCTGCGTACCGGCATGGGGCCGGACCGGGCCCGCCGGGCCGTCTCCCGGGCGCTCGGCGAGGAGGGATGGCGGGACGCCGCCGTCATCGCCTCCGGCTTCTGCGCCGGGCTCGCCCCGGGCATGCACCCCGGGGACCTGATCGTCGCCGAGGAGACCCGCGGTCCCGACGGCACGACCGTCTGCGTCGGCACCGATCTCCTGGTGAAGGCCCTGGTCAGGGCGGTGCCCGGGCGAGCCGTCCACACCGGGCCGCTGACCGGCTCCGATCACGTGGTGCGCGGCCCCGAGCGGGCCGCCCTGCGGGCCGACGGCGCGATCGCCGTCGACATGGAGTCGGCCGCGTCCCTCCGTACCGCGCGGACGTCCGGAGCGTACGGGGACGGGTCCGGCGGACGCCCGGTTGCGGCCGTCCGGGTGGTCGTGGACGCTCCAGAACATGAACTGGTCCGGATCGGCACGGTACGCGGGGGAATATCGGCCTTCCGTGTTCTCCGTGCCGTCCTTCCCGCTTTCTTCGAATGGCACCGTTCTTTGCTGCTCCCCAGGAGGTGA
- the hpnH gene encoding adenosyl-hopene transferase HpnH, whose amino-acid sequence MAMPLRQSIRVGTYLFEQKLRKREKFPLIVELEPLYACNLACEGCGKIQHPAGVLKQRMPVAQAVGAVLESGAPMVSIAGGEPLMHPQIHEIVRQLVARRKYVFLCTNAMLLRKKLEKFTPSPYFAFAVHIDGLRERHDESVAKEGVFDEAVAAIKEAKRRGFRVTTNSTFFNTDTPQTIIEVLNFLNDDLQVDEMMISPAYAYEKAPDQEHFLGVEQTRELFKKAFAGGNRRRWRLNHSPLFLDFLEGKADFPCTAWAIPNYSLFGWQRPCYLMSDGYVPTYRELVEDTDWDKYGRGKDPRCANCMAHCGYEPTAVLATMGSLKESLRAIRETVSGNSS is encoded by the coding sequence ATGGCCATGCCGCTCCGTCAGTCCATCCGAGTCGGGACCTACCTCTTCGAACAGAAGCTCCGCAAGCGGGAGAAGTTCCCGCTGATCGTCGAGCTGGAGCCGCTTTACGCCTGCAACCTCGCGTGCGAGGGCTGCGGGAAGATCCAGCACCCGGCGGGTGTCCTCAAGCAGCGCATGCCGGTCGCGCAGGCGGTCGGAGCGGTCCTGGAGTCCGGCGCCCCCATGGTGTCCATCGCGGGCGGCGAGCCCTTGATGCACCCTCAGATCCACGAGATCGTGCGCCAGTTGGTGGCCAGGAGGAAGTACGTCTTCCTCTGCACCAACGCGATGCTGCTCCGCAAGAAGCTGGAGAAGTTCACGCCCTCGCCGTACTTCGCCTTCGCCGTGCACATCGACGGCCTGCGCGAGCGGCACGACGAGTCCGTCGCCAAGGAGGGTGTGTTCGACGAGGCGGTGGCGGCCATCAAGGAGGCCAAGCGGCGCGGCTTCCGCGTCACCACCAATTCGACCTTCTTCAACACCGACACCCCGCAGACCATCATCGAGGTGCTCAATTTCCTCAACGACGACCTCCAGGTCGACGAAATGATGATCTCGCCCGCCTACGCCTACGAGAAGGCCCCCGACCAGGAGCACTTCCTCGGCGTCGAGCAGACCCGCGAACTCTTCAAGAAGGCCTTCGCGGGCGGGAACAGGCGTCGCTGGCGCCTCAACCACTCCCCGCTCTTCCTGGACTTCCTGGAAGGAAAGGCCGATTTCCCGTGCACGGCCTGGGCCATTCCCAACTACTCGCTCTTCGGCTGGCAGCGCCCCTGCTATCTGATGAGCGACGGATACGTGCCCACGTACCGCGAACTCGTCGAGGACACCGACTGGGACAAGTACGGCCGCGGTAAGGACCCGCGCTGCGCCAACTGCATGGCGCACTGCGGGTACGAACCCACCGCCGTCCTCGCCACCATGGGGTCCCTCAAGGAATCCCTGCGCGCGATCAGGGAGACCGTCTCCGGGAACAGCTCGTGA
- a CDS encoding aspartate aminotransferase family protein: protein MSEGATSGEFDLRALLAERGGERYELHATYLNHQLPRMLRTIGFDKVYERAEGAHFWDADGVDHLDMLAGFGVMGLGRHHPVVRKALHDVLDAQLADLTRFDCQPLPGLLAERLLSHSPHLDRVFFGNSGTEAVETALKFARYATGRPRVLYCDHAFHGLTTGSLSVNGEQGFREGFDPLLPDTAIALGDLEALERELRRGDVAAFVVEPIQGKGVHEAPPGFLRAAQELLHRHGALLIVDEVQTGLGRTGDFYAYQHEPGVEPDLVCVAKALSGGYVPVGATLGKDWIFKKVYSSMDRVLVHSASFGSNAQAMAAGLAVLSVMESEDTVAHVRRTGGLLRSRLEELVPRYELLHEVRGRGLMIGIEFGRPSSLGLRGRWAMLQAARKGLFAQMVVVPLLQRHRILTQVSGDHLEVIKLIPPLVIDEADVDRFVTAFTAVMDEAHGGGGLMWDFGKTLVKQAVAQR, encoded by the coding sequence ATGAGCGAGGGCGCGACGAGCGGGGAGTTCGACCTGCGGGCGCTGCTCGCCGAGCGCGGCGGCGAGCGGTACGAGTTGCACGCCACGTACCTCAACCACCAGCTGCCGCGCATGCTCCGCACCATCGGCTTCGACAAGGTGTACGAGCGGGCGGAGGGCGCCCACTTCTGGGACGCCGACGGCGTCGACCACCTCGACATGCTCGCCGGCTTCGGCGTGATGGGCCTCGGACGGCACCACCCCGTCGTCCGCAAGGCCCTCCACGACGTCCTGGACGCCCAGCTCGCCGACCTCACCCGCTTCGACTGCCAGCCCCTGCCGGGACTGCTCGCCGAGCGGCTGCTCAGCCACAGCCCGCACCTCGACCGGGTCTTCTTCGGCAACAGCGGCACCGAGGCCGTGGAGACCGCCCTGAAGTTCGCCCGGTACGCCACCGGGCGGCCGAGGGTGCTCTACTGCGACCACGCCTTCCACGGACTCACCACCGGCTCCCTCTCCGTCAACGGGGAGCAGGGCTTCCGGGAGGGCTTCGACCCGCTGCTCCCGGACACCGCGATCGCCCTCGGCGACCTCGAAGCCCTGGAGCGGGAGCTGCGCCGGGGCGACGTGGCCGCCTTCGTCGTGGAGCCGATCCAGGGCAAGGGCGTCCACGAGGCGCCGCCCGGTTTCCTGCGCGCCGCCCAGGAGCTGCTGCACCGGCACGGCGCGCTGCTCATCGTGGACGAGGTGCAGACCGGCCTCGGCAGGACCGGCGACTTCTACGCGTACCAGCACGAGCCGGGGGTCGAACCGGACCTGGTCTGCGTCGCCAAGGCGCTCTCCGGCGGCTACGTGCCGGTCGGCGCCACCCTCGGCAAGGACTGGATCTTCAAGAAGGTCTACTCGTCGATGGACCGGGTCCTCGTCCACTCGGCGAGCTTCGGATCGAACGCGCAGGCCATGGCCGCCGGGCTCGCCGTCCTCTCGGTCATGGAGAGCGAGGACACGGTCGCCCATGTCCGGCGGACCGGCGGACTGCTCCGGTCCCGGCTGGAGGAGCTCGTACCCCGGTACGAGCTGCTGCACGAGGTCCGCGGGCGCGGGCTGATGATCGGGATCGAGTTCGGCCGGCCGTCCTCGCTGGGGCTGCGCGGCCGCTGGGCCATGCTCCAGGCGGCCCGCAAGGGGCTCTTCGCCCAGATGGTCGTCGTACCCCTGCTCCAGCGGCACCGGATCCTCACCCAGGTCTCCGGCGACCATCTGGAGGTGATCAAGCTGATCCCGCCGCTGGTGATCGACGAGGCGGACGTGGACCGGTTCGTCACCGCCTTCACGGCGGTCATGGACGAGGCCCACGGCGGCGGCGGGCTGATGTGGGACTTCGGGAAGACGCTGGTGAAGCAGGCCGTGGCGCAACGCTGA
- a CDS encoding helix-turn-helix domain-containing protein, with the protein MDHVPGETSPDPATSGVLPDVAPQLRALRRRRGLTLEAAAQRAGLSPAHLSRLETGNRQPSLPMLLALARIYGTTVSELLGETPPERDPVVRADRSEPVEADGWIYRQAGGAGRALQCLRVHVPYATRADIVRVHPGEEWIHVLEGRVRLALGDAVHVLDPGDSAHFDSLTPHRIGAATSGGAELLFVHTLMQSPVAELCLGDGTPHRR; encoded by the coding sequence ATGGACCACGTCCCCGGGGAAACCTCCCCGGACCCCGCCACCTCCGGCGTCCTGCCCGACGTCGCCCCGCAGCTGCGGGCCCTGCGCCGCCGCCGGGGGCTCACCCTGGAGGCCGCCGCCCAGCGGGCCGGCCTCTCGCCGGCCCACCTCTCCCGCCTGGAGACGGGGAACCGGCAACCCTCGCTGCCGATGCTGCTCGCCCTCGCCCGTATCTACGGTACGACGGTCTCCGAGCTCCTCGGCGAGACACCGCCCGAGCGCGACCCGGTCGTCCGGGCCGACCGCTCCGAGCCCGTCGAGGCCGACGGCTGGATCTACCGGCAGGCGGGCGGCGCCGGCCGGGCCCTGCAGTGCCTGCGCGTCCACGTGCCGTACGCCACCCGGGCCGACATCGTGCGCGTCCACCCCGGCGAGGAGTGGATCCACGTCCTGGAGGGCCGGGTGCGGCTCGCGCTCGGCGACGCCGTCCATGTCCTCGATCCCGGGGACAGCGCGCACTTCGACTCCCTCACCCCGCACCGCATCGGCGCCGCCACCTCCGGCGGGGCCGAGCTGCTCTTCGTCCACACCCTGATGCAGAGTCCCGTCGCCGAGCTGTGCCTCGGCGACGGAACCCCGCACCGGCGCTGA
- a CDS encoding DUF6126 family protein — MSEKPRLVTGEERGEGKFPKGLVLRLFAYLIAGHLFAGFLYLLFTLGGQS, encoded by the coding sequence ATGTCCGAGAAGCCCCGACTGGTCACCGGCGAAGAGCGCGGTGAGGGCAAGTTCCCCAAGGGGCTGGTGCTCCGCCTCTTCGCCTACCTGATCGCCGGTCACCTCTTCGCCGGATTCCTCTACCTGCTGTTCACGCTGGGCGGGCAGAGCTAG
- a CDS encoding tyrosine-protein phosphatase gives MTQQLPQVPPTEANEPELAEVRNFRDVGGLPTTDGRAVRPGRLFRSGHLAHATEADAAFLASLGLHTVFDFRNEADVRIEGADVELPGVRNVNIPLNDPADGKEFWKLVRDGDIAQLREILGDDKAATRMSDSYRKMVIERTSEHSRILHAMAEESVPALMHCAAGKDRAGLSIAITLLALGVEREAIEADYVKSNDPHRRYKVRRSSTSADAMSPEVMELLSPLFDARAEYLRAALETIEATWGSVETYLTEGLKLAPETRERLRERLLTEA, from the coding sequence GTGACGCAGCAGCTGCCGCAGGTCCCGCCCACCGAAGCGAACGAGCCCGAGCTGGCGGAGGTCCGCAACTTCCGGGACGTGGGCGGCCTGCCGACGACGGACGGGCGCGCCGTGCGGCCCGGTCGCCTCTTCCGCAGCGGCCACCTGGCCCACGCGACCGAGGCGGACGCCGCCTTCCTCGCCTCGCTGGGCCTGCACACCGTCTTCGACTTCCGCAACGAGGCCGACGTCAGGATCGAGGGCGCGGACGTCGAACTCCCCGGCGTGCGGAACGTGAACATACCGCTCAACGACCCGGCCGACGGCAAGGAGTTCTGGAAGCTGGTGCGCGACGGCGACATCGCCCAGCTGCGGGAGATCCTGGGCGACGACAAGGCGGCGACCCGAATGTCCGACTCGTACCGGAAGATGGTGATCGAGCGGACCTCGGAGCACAGCCGGATCCTGCACGCCATGGCGGAGGAGAGCGTCCCGGCCCTGATGCACTGCGCCGCGGGCAAGGACCGGGCCGGCCTCTCCATCGCCATCACGCTGCTCGCCCTCGGGGTCGAGCGGGAGGCGATCGAGGCCGACTACGTGAAGTCGAACGACCCGCACCGCCGCTACAAGGTGCGCCGCAGCTCCACCTCCGCGGACGCGATGTCGCCCGAGGTGATGGAGCTGCTGAGCCCGCTCTTCGACGCGCGGGCGGAGTACCTGCGGGCCGCCCTGGAGACGATCGAGGCGACCTGGGGCTCGGTGGAGACGTACCTCACGGAGGGGCTCAAGCTTGCTCCCGAGACCCGCGAGCGACTGCGGGAGCGCCTGCTCACCGAGGCGTGA
- a CDS encoding LysM peptidoglycan-binding domain-containing M23 family metallopeptidase: MPANGKHRRPKINPITRGIVAAGTGGAVVALPLFGATAAHAVEPAAPAAVSGQVVAVAAQAKAPAALQAAPAAAVKAAPTTYSVVSGDYLSKIATEHHLSGGWQKLYEDNRQVVGENPSLILPGMKLTLGAKSTAAATPKSAAPKAAAPKSTPKSSPKSSKSSSSQGSGDETRASRSSERSSAPTSTAAQSDASTSSRSTGSSASASGWVSPVSGGISTPYRASGSMWSSGYHTGVDFIASSGTTVRAVGAGTVVSAGWSGAYGNEVVIQHADGSYSQYAHLSSLAISSGQSVSGGQQIGLSGSTGNSTGPHLHFEIRTSPSYGSDVDPLAYLRQHGVSI; this comes from the coding sequence ATGCCCGCGAACGGTAAGCACCGCCGCCCCAAGATCAACCCCATCACGCGTGGAATCGTCGCCGCCGGTACCGGAGGTGCCGTCGTCGCCCTTCCGCTCTTCGGTGCGACCGCCGCCCACGCCGTCGAGCCGGCCGCCCCGGCCGCCGTGTCGGGCCAGGTCGTGGCCGTCGCCGCTCAGGCGAAGGCCCCCGCCGCCCTCCAGGCCGCGCCCGCCGCCGCCGTGAAGGCCGCGCCGACGACGTACTCCGTCGTCAGCGGCGACTACCTGTCGAAGATCGCCACCGAGCACCACCTCTCGGGCGGCTGGCAGAAGCTGTACGAGGACAACCGCCAGGTCGTCGGTGAGAACCCCTCGCTGATCCTGCCCGGCATGAAGCTCACCCTCGGCGCCAAGAGCACCGCGGCCGCCACTCCGAAGAGCGCCGCGCCCAAGGCCGCCGCCCCGAAGAGCACGCCGAAGAGCAGCCCGAAGAGCAGCAAGAGCAGCTCCTCGCAGGGCTCCGGCGACGAGACCCGCGCCTCCCGCAGCAGCGAGCGCTCCTCCGCCCCGACCTCCACCGCCGCCCAGTCGGACGCGTCGACCTCGTCGCGCTCCACCGGCTCCTCCGCCTCCGCTTCCGGCTGGGTCTCCCCGGTCAGCGGCGGCATCTCCACCCCGTACCGCGCCTCCGGCTCCATGTGGTCCTCCGGCTACCACACCGGTGTCGACTTCATCGCCTCCTCCGGTACGACCGTCCGCGCCGTCGGCGCCGGCACCGTCGTCTCGGCCGGCTGGAGCGGCGCCTACGGCAACGAGGTCGTCATCCAGCACGCCGACGGCAGCTACTCGCAGTACGCGCACCTCTCCTCCCTCGCCATCTCCTCCGGCCAGTCCGTGAGCGGTGGCCAGCAGATCGGCCTCTCCGGCTCCACCGGCAACTCCACCGGACCGCACCTCCACTTCGAGATCCGCACCTCGCCGAGCTACGGCTCCGACGTGGACCCGCTCGCGTACCTGCGCCAGCACGGCGTCTCCATCTGA
- a CDS encoding SGNH/GDSL hydrolase family protein → MADDSRSTDKNAFGSYAAIGDSFTEGVGDPGPDGTYVGWADRFAVLLADQLPEHDAFRYANLAVRGRLLDQIVAEQVPRAKELAPDLVTFCAGGNDIIRPGTDPDDVAERFERAVADLTSAVGTVMVTTGFDTRDIPVLRHLRGKIATYTAHVRSIADRYDCPVLDLWSLKSVQDLQAWDDDRLHLSPDGHTRVALRAAQVLGMPVPADPDQPWPPRPPRGTLEVRRDDIHWAKEYLVPWIGRRLRGESSGDHVEAKRPDLMPL, encoded by the coding sequence GTGGCAGACGATTCGAGATCAACAGACAAGAACGCATTCGGGTCGTACGCGGCGATCGGTGACAGCTTCACCGAGGGCGTCGGAGACCCCGGGCCCGACGGGACGTATGTCGGCTGGGCGGACCGTTTCGCGGTCCTGCTCGCCGACCAGCTGCCGGAGCACGACGCCTTCCGCTACGCCAACCTGGCCGTACGCGGGCGCCTTCTCGATCAGATCGTGGCGGAACAGGTCCCCCGGGCGAAGGAACTCGCCCCCGACCTGGTGACCTTCTGTGCCGGCGGCAACGACATCATCCGTCCCGGCACGGACCCCGACGACGTGGCCGAGCGCTTCGAGCGCGCCGTCGCGGACCTGACCTCCGCCGTCGGCACCGTGATGGTGACCACCGGCTTCGACACCCGTGACATCCCCGTGCTCCGGCACCTGCGCGGCAAGATCGCCACCTACACCGCCCACGTCCGGTCCATCGCGGACCGCTACGACTGCCCGGTGCTCGACCTGTGGTCCCTCAAGTCGGTCCAGGACCTGCAGGCCTGGGACGACGACCGGCTGCACCTCTCGCCCGACGGCCACACCCGGGTCGCCCTGCGCGCCGCGCAGGTCCTCGGCATGCCCGTGCCCGCGGACCCGGACCAGCCGTGGCCGCCGCGCCCCCCGCGCGGCACGCTGGAGGTGCGCCGCGACGACATCCACTGGGCCAAGGAGTACCTCGTGCCCTGGATCGGACGCAGGCTGCGGGGCGAGAGCTCGGGCGACCACGTCGAGGCCAAGCGCCCCGACCTCATGCCTCTCTGA
- a CDS encoding STM4011 family radical SAM protein, whose protein sequence is MDLTLLYRGPLSSCDFDCPYCPFAKRRDSREQLRADRAALDRFTEWAAGQTGDRLRILFTPWGEGLVRSWYRRALVDLSRLPHVERVAIQTNLSCRTDWLAEADPESVALWCTYHPGQTPYERFLGKCRELSDRGIRFSVGVVGLPEHREDARRLRADLPPHVYLWVNAAEGHTYTDAEAEEWTGIDPLFPYSRRPHRSAGLPCRTGESVISVDGEGTVRRCHFVKAELGNLYDGSYRAALRPRACPLGVCDCHIGYVHLETLPLYDVFAGGVLERIPAGGPSPLGRPLGRPLGSALGAALREA, encoded by the coding sequence ATGGATCTGACCCTGCTCTACCGTGGGCCGCTCTCCTCCTGTGACTTCGACTGCCCCTACTGTCCCTTCGCCAAGCGCCGGGACAGCCGCGAGCAGTTGCGAGCGGACCGGGCCGCGCTCGACCGGTTCACGGAGTGGGCCGCCGGGCAGACGGGCGACCGGCTGCGGATCCTCTTCACCCCGTGGGGCGAGGGCCTGGTGCGCTCCTGGTACCGGCGGGCGCTTGTCGACCTGTCGCGGCTGCCGCACGTCGAGCGGGTGGCGATCCAGACCAATCTGAGCTGCCGCACCGACTGGCTGGCGGAGGCGGACCCGGAGAGCGTGGCCCTCTGGTGCACGTACCACCCGGGCCAGACGCCGTACGAGCGGTTCCTCGGCAAGTGCCGCGAGCTGTCGGACCGGGGCATCCGGTTCAGCGTCGGCGTGGTCGGCCTGCCCGAGCACCGGGAGGACGCCCGCCGGCTGCGCGCCGACCTGCCGCCGCACGTCTACCTCTGGGTGAACGCGGCCGAGGGGCACACGTACACGGACGCGGAGGCCGAGGAGTGGACGGGAATCGATCCGCTCTTCCCGTACAGCAGACGGCCGCACCGCTCGGCGGGGCTGCCGTGCCGTACCGGCGAGTCGGTGATCTCGGTGGACGGCGAGGGGACGGTGCGGCGCTGCCACTTCGTCAAGGCCGAGCTGGGCAACCTGTACGACGGCTCGTACCGCGCCGCGCTCCGGCCCCGGGCCTGCCCCCTCGGCGTCTGCGACTGTCACATCGGCTACGTCCATCTGGAGACGCTGCCGCTGTACGACGTGTTCGCCGGCGGGGTCCTGGAGCGGATCCCGGCCGGCGGTCCGTCGCCTCTCGGAAGACCTCTCGGAAGACCTCTCGGAAGCGCTCTCGGAGCGGCTCTCAGAGAGGCATGA
- a CDS encoding STM4012 family radical SAM protein gives MNETTTPRPYRSYVYAYPHKTAYRALPDRPALGALWAAEPKDALSLYAHIPFCEVRCGFCNLFTRIGAPDELTGRYLDALDRQATAVREALGDRAPVRFATAAFGGGTPTFLTAGELERLCDIAEKRMGVDLRAVPLSVETSPATATADRLALLAERGATRLSIGVQSFVEAEARAAVRPQRRADVEAALGRIRDTGVPVLNIDLIYGIDGQTEASWRSSLDAALAWRPEELYLYPLYVRPLTGLGRLSPAADREWDEQRLGLYRYGRDHLRAHGYEQVSMRMFRRTDAAPLGPDDYACQTDGMIGLGCGARSYTSALHYSFDYAVDMREIRSIIDAYTETQDFSRAEVGRWVDAGEARRRHLLQSLLQAEGMSVDAYEERFGSSPFADFPAELARFEAFGWLDGDAPTGLLRLSPEGLAYSDGLGPELFSSGVRAAMAAYEPK, from the coding sequence GTGAACGAGACCACCACCCCACGCCCGTACCGGAGCTACGTCTACGCCTACCCGCACAAGACGGCGTACCGCGCGCTCCCCGACCGGCCCGCCCTCGGCGCCCTCTGGGCGGCGGAGCCGAAGGACGCGCTCTCCCTCTACGCGCACATACCGTTCTGCGAGGTCCGCTGCGGCTTCTGCAACCTCTTCACCCGCATCGGCGCCCCGGACGAGCTGACCGGCCGCTACCTCGACGCCCTCGACCGCCAGGCGACGGCGGTCCGGGAGGCGCTCGGCGACCGTGCTCCGGTGCGGTTCGCCACGGCCGCGTTCGGCGGCGGCACGCCCACCTTCCTCACCGCCGGCGAGCTGGAGCGGCTGTGCGACATCGCCGAGAAGCGGATGGGGGTGGATCTGCGGGCCGTGCCGCTCTCCGTCGAGACCTCGCCCGCGACCGCGACCGCCGACCGGCTGGCGCTGCTCGCCGAGCGGGGCGCGACCCGGCTCAGCATCGGGGTGCAGAGCTTCGTGGAGGCCGAGGCGCGGGCGGCCGTGCGGCCGCAGCGCCGCGCCGACGTCGAGGCCGCGCTCGGCCGGATCCGGGACACCGGCGTGCCGGTCCTCAACATCGACCTGATCTACGGGATCGACGGGCAGACGGAGGCGTCCTGGCGCTCCTCGCTCGACGCGGCCCTCGCCTGGCGGCCCGAGGAGCTGTACCTCTACCCGCTGTACGTGCGGCCGCTCACCGGCCTCGGCCGGCTCTCCCCCGCCGCCGACCGGGAGTGGGACGAGCAGCGGCTGGGCCTCTACCGGTACGGCCGGGACCACCTCCGCGCGCACGGCTACGAGCAGGTGTCGATGCGGATGTTCCGGCGGACGGACGCCGCTCCCCTCGGCCCGGACGACTACGCGTGCCAGACGGACGGGATGATCGGCCTGGGCTGTGGGGCCCGCTCGTACACCTCGGCACTGCACTACTCCTTCGACTACGCGGTCGACATGCGGGAGATCCGCTCGATCATCGACGCCTACACGGAGACGCAGGACTTCTCGCGGGCCGAGGTGGGCCGGTGGGTCGACGCCGGGGAGGCCCGCCGCCGTCATCTGCTCCAGTCCCTGCTCCAGGCCGAGGGCATGTCGGTCGACGCGTACGAGGAGCGGTTCGGCTCCTCGCCCTTCGCGGACTTCCCGGCGGAGCTGGCCCGGTTCGAAGCCTTCGGCTGGCTCGACGGGGACGCCCCCACGGGGCTGCTGCGGCTCTCGCCGGAGGGGCTCGCGTACTCGGACGGGCTCGGACCGGAGCTGTTCTCCTCTGGTGTGCGGGCCGCCATGGCCGCGTACGAGCCGAAGTAG
- a CDS encoding STM4013/SEN3800 family hydrolase, producing MNAVVGSHDLLLVTLDTLRYDVAVELAAEGRIPNLARHLPGGVWERRHAPGSFTYASHQAIFAGFLPTPAAPGPHPRLFAARFAGSESTADGTFVHDTPDLVSALAGEGYRTVCVGGVGFFNKQPPLGSVLPGLFQESHWEPSFGVASPTSFASQVTRAEEVVAALPHERRLFLFVNVSALHQPNWFHLPGATRETGDSRATHAAALEYVDRHIGQLFAAMSSRRPCFAIVCSDHGTAYGEDGHTGHRLGHEVVWTVPYAQFVLAGPDREASA from the coding sequence ATGAACGCGGTCGTCGGCAGCCACGACCTCCTCCTGGTCACCCTCGACACGCTGCGGTACGACGTGGCGGTCGAGCTGGCGGCCGAGGGCCGCATCCCGAACCTGGCCCGGCACCTGCCCGGCGGCGTCTGGGAGCGGCGGCACGCGCCCGGCAGCTTCACGTACGCCTCCCACCAGGCGATCTTCGCCGGATTCCTGCCGACCCCGGCCGCCCCGGGGCCGCACCCCCGGCTCTTCGCGGCCCGTTTCGCCGGCAGCGAGTCGACCGCGGACGGCACCTTCGTCCACGACACCCCGGACCTCGTCTCGGCGCTCGCGGGCGAGGGCTACCGGACCGTCTGCGTCGGCGGGGTGGGGTTCTTCAACAAGCAGCCGCCCCTGGGCTCCGTACTTCCCGGCCTGTTCCAGGAGAGCCACTGGGAGCCGTCCTTCGGTGTCGCCTCCCCGACCTCCTTCGCGTCCCAGGTGACCCGTGCCGAGGAGGTCGTCGCCGCGCTCCCCCACGAGCGGCGGCTCTTCCTCTTCGTCAACGTGTCCGCGCTGCACCAGCCCAACTGGTTCCATCTGCCGGGGGCGACCCGCGAGACCGGGGACTCCCGGGCCACGCACGCGGCGGCCCTCGAGTACGTCGACCGGCACATCGGACAGCTCTTCGCCGCGATGAGCAGCCGACGCCCCTGCTTCGCGATCGTCTGCTCGGATCACGGCACCGCGTACGGAGAGGACGGCCACACCGGGCACCGGCTCGGCCATGAGGTCGTGTGGACCGTGCCGTACGCGCAGTTCGTCCTGGCGGGCCCGGACCGGGAGGCGTCGGCGTGA